The following proteins are encoded in a genomic region of Pelodictyon phaeoclathratiforme BU-1:
- a CDS encoding NAD(P)/FAD-dependent oxidoreductase codes for MTHKLSRRDFNKLLLSGVAGSAFGIFGSSNKAFAGSKRVVVIGGGFGGAAAAKYLRKLDPSISVTLVEPKATFYTCPFSNWVLGDLKTMNDIAQTYTVLKNKYQINIIADYAVAVDASKSTVKLKNGQVLNYDRLIVSPGIDFRWDSIPGYSESVANSQMPHAFQAGPQTILLHKQLHEMRNGGRVLICPPGNPFRCPPGPYERASLIAGYLKAKKPLSKIVILDPKDKFSKQALFKKGWERLYPGMIEWRSGTAGGKVTAVDAAAMTVTTEFGVEKGDVINVIPPQKAGKIAFDAGLTDATGWCPINPVSFESTIHPGIHVIGDASIAGAMPKSGFAASSQGKVAAAAIVRLFQGKVPAAPSLVNTCYSLLAPGYGISVAGVYKLTAEGIVDIKDAGGVTPITADDDHLNEEAMFAEGWYSNIVHDTWG; via the coding sequence ATGACGCATAAACTTTCACGTCGGGATTTCAATAAACTTCTTCTGTCGGGTGTCGCTGGTTCTGCATTCGGAATATTTGGTTCGTCGAACAAGGCATTTGCCGGTTCAAAACGAGTGGTTGTTATTGGTGGCGGTTTTGGAGGAGCTGCTGCAGCAAAATACCTGAGAAAACTTGACCCATCAATTTCTGTGACGCTGGTTGAGCCAAAAGCAACCTTCTATACCTGCCCTTTCAGTAACTGGGTGCTCGGTGATCTGAAAACAATGAATGATATTGCCCAGACCTACACCGTCCTCAAGAATAAGTACCAGATCAACATTATCGCTGATTATGCAGTGGCGGTTGATGCTTCGAAAAGCACGGTCAAGCTAAAAAACGGTCAGGTGCTGAACTATGATCGTCTTATTGTTTCACCCGGAATCGATTTTAGATGGGACTCCATACCAGGGTACAGCGAGAGCGTTGCTAACAGTCAAATGCCTCATGCTTTTCAGGCAGGCCCCCAGACCATTCTGCTGCATAAACAGCTTCATGAGATGAGGAACGGAGGCAGGGTGCTCATCTGTCCTCCAGGTAATCCCTTCAGGTGCCCTCCCGGACCCTACGAAAGAGCCAGCCTGATTGCTGGTTATCTGAAAGCAAAGAAACCACTCTCTAAAATTGTTATTCTTGATCCAAAAGACAAGTTCTCAAAACAGGCTCTGTTCAAGAAGGGTTGGGAGCGTCTTTATCCCGGTATGATTGAGTGGCGATCAGGTACAGCAGGTGGCAAGGTAACGGCGGTTGATGCTGCGGCAATGACCGTGACTACTGAGTTTGGTGTAGAGAAAGGTGATGTCATCAACGTCATCCCTCCCCAGAAGGCAGGAAAAATTGCGTTTGATGCAGGTCTGACCGATGCAACAGGTTGGTGCCCCATCAACCCCGTCTCGTTCGAATCAACCATTCATCCTGGAATCCATGTTATCGGTGATGCATCAATCGCCGGAGCGATGCCTAAATCTGGCTTTGCAGCAAGTAGTCAGGGTAAAGTGGCAGCGGCGGCCATTGTCCGCTTATTCCAGGGTAAAGTACCCGCAGCGCCTTCGCTGGTCAATACCTGTTACAGTTTGCTTGCTCCCGGATATGGTATTTCCGTTGCAGGTGTTTACAAACTGACCGCAGAGGGTATCGTTGATATCAAGGATGCTGGCGGAGTGACACCAATCACGGCTGATGATGACCATCTCAACGAGGAAGCCATGTTTGCAGAAGGGTGGTACAGTAATATTGTGCATGATACATGGGGATAA
- the secD gene encoding protein translocase subunit SecD: MPSMKNKRFNLLLIAVVTLMALWSLWPTWSDYTLSKQLDSFASAQDSLKYVLNHREELENARKKSLKLGLDLKGGMHLVMEVDQVDLFEQKAWNKDGKFTAIMQNVRTKASQSDAKVIDLISSEFKSQNIRLSRYFYDIRNSDQEIVSKLEKESEDALNRAKEIIRNRIDQYGVAEPVITTQGSRKIIIELPGVSDENRVRNLLKGTAKLEFRLLREPEVMVRTLDRINSYLVQNQQNSAAVQVAPVPDSSSAALPAPVALSVPKPVAPVAPQSSATPLYDVIGVFQNGTAFTTEQSKEYVVSLLHRSDIVALFPPDSELLLAAKPDVGKNGEKLYSIYLVRKGPELTGGVITEAKATFGSEGVQPEVLMSMNSEGTSKWARITGANIGKRIAIVLDGAVYSAPVVQSKIPNGNSVINGIESLEEAKDLEIVLKAGALPAPVRIIEERTVGPSLGADYIRAGMQSIIWGFVAVAVFMVVYYRQAGIAADVAVVLNILIVLSVLAGFNASLSLPGIAGIVLTMGMAVDANVLIYERIREELAEGKSVITAVTQGYERAFSSILDSHVTTLSAAFLLYTYGIGPIQGFAVTLMIGTSASLFTAIVVTREIFHLLFIKNLMSDKSFG, translated from the coding sequence ATGCCATCAATGAAAAATAAACGTTTTAACCTTCTTCTTATTGCCGTTGTCACTCTTATGGCTCTCTGGTCATTATGGCCAACCTGGAGTGACTACACTCTTTCGAAGCAGCTCGATTCTTTTGCTTCAGCGCAGGATAGTCTGAAATATGTACTGAATCACCGCGAAGAGCTTGAAAACGCCCGCAAAAAGAGTCTGAAACTCGGTCTGGATCTGAAGGGCGGGATGCATCTGGTTATGGAGGTTGATCAGGTGGATCTTTTTGAACAGAAAGCATGGAATAAGGATGGGAAGTTTACTGCCATCATGCAGAATGTTCGGACAAAAGCATCGCAAAGTGATGCAAAGGTTATTGATCTTATCTCCTCCGAGTTCAAGAGTCAGAATATTCGCCTGAGCCGATATTTCTATGATATCCGCAATTCAGATCAGGAAATTGTTTCGAAACTGGAAAAAGAGTCTGAAGATGCCCTGAACCGTGCCAAGGAGATTATCCGCAATCGTATTGATCAATATGGTGTTGCCGAACCAGTCATTACGACACAGGGAAGCAGGAAAATCATTATTGAGCTTCCTGGTGTTTCAGATGAAAACAGGGTGAGAAACTTGCTCAAAGGGACGGCAAAACTTGAATTCAGACTTCTTCGTGAACCTGAAGTGATGGTCAGGACGCTGGACAGAATCAACTCATATCTTGTTCAAAACCAACAGAATAGTGCCGCAGTACAGGTTGCTCCCGTTCCTGACTCATCATCAGCCGCCTTGCCGGCGCCTGTTGCGCTCTCCGTGCCCAAACCTGTGGCGCCCGTTGCTCCGCAGTCATCTGCAACACCGCTTTATGATGTGATTGGTGTTTTTCAAAATGGTACCGCATTTACAACCGAGCAGTCGAAGGAGTATGTTGTATCGCTGTTGCACCGCAGTGACATCGTGGCATTATTCCCTCCGGATAGTGAGTTACTGCTTGCAGCCAAGCCCGATGTGGGCAAAAATGGAGAAAAGCTCTATTCCATCTATCTGGTCAGAAAGGGGCCTGAGCTGACAGGTGGTGTTATTACAGAGGCAAAAGCCACTTTCGGCTCAGAGGGTGTGCAGCCTGAGGTTTTGATGTCGATGAATTCCGAAGGGACGTCAAAATGGGCTCGTATTACGGGAGCCAATATCGGCAAGCGCATTGCAATTGTGCTGGATGGAGCTGTCTACAGCGCTCCTGTTGTGCAGTCAAAGATTCCAAACGGTAATTCAGTGATCAACGGGATTGAAAGTCTTGAAGAGGCGAAAGATCTTGAAATTGTCCTTAAAGCGGGCGCTCTTCCTGCTCCTGTCCGCATTATTGAAGAGAGGACGGTTGGGCCATCACTCGGCGCTGATTATATTCGCGCCGGAATGCAGTCCATTATCTGGGGTTTTGTGGCTGTGGCTGTTTTTATGGTGGTTTATTACCGGCAGGCGGGAATCGCTGCCGATGTAGCTGTGGTGCTTAACATCCTTATTGTACTCTCGGTGCTTGCAGGTTTTAATGCATCGCTTTCACTTCCGGGTATTGCCGGGATTGTGCTGACCATGGGAATGGCGGTTGATGCGAATGTTCTGATCTACGAACGGATACGTGAAGAGCTTGCTGAAGGCAAGTCGGTTATCACTGCCGTGACGCAAGGTTATGAACGGGCATTTTCCTCGATTCTTGATTCACATGTGACAACCCTCTCAGCGGCATTTCTGCTGTATACGTATGGTATCGGACCTATTCAGGGGTTTGCTGTAACATTGATGATCGGTACCTCGGCAAGCTTGTTTACGGCCATTGTGGTGACCAGAGAGATCTTCCATCTGTTGTTCATCAAAAATCTTATGTCAGACAAAAGTTTCGGTTAA
- the secF gene encoding protein translocase subunit SecF, producing the protein MRIFHNTSFNFIRYRKIAYGFSLVLLVSGLVSLAVKGLNYGIDFRGGSEVVIRFEKDADVGQIRSILDAAGVSGTLKQYGMDRSFLFSTVFQGDTGELKSLVSNALNDRIKDNRHEIVRIDAVGPSIASDLKWSAVKALVAALIAILIYVGIRFETKFAATGVLAILHDVLTVLGIFSILGGLFAFMPLEMDQSIIAAFLTIAGYSITDTVVVYDRIRERIRGQKPSEYERIFNESMNQTLNRTIITSGTTLISVFVLFIFAGPAIRGFAFAVFIGILIGTYSSIFVAAPLVYDWLRITKSSVRLRGSKVS; encoded by the coding sequence ATGAGGATCTTTCATAATACCAGCTTTAACTTTATCCGATATCGTAAAATTGCGTACGGTTTTTCTCTTGTTCTGCTTGTTTCGGGCCTTGTTTCTCTCGCTGTTAAAGGGCTGAACTACGGTATTGATTTCAGGGGAGGTTCTGAAGTGGTGATACGCTTCGAGAAAGATGCTGATGTCGGCCAGATTCGTTCGATACTTGATGCGGCAGGTGTTTCAGGCACGCTGAAGCAGTATGGTATGGATCGCTCCTTTCTGTTCAGCACGGTTTTCCAGGGAGATACGGGGGAGTTGAAATCGCTTGTATCCAATGCACTTAATGATCGGATCAAGGATAATCGTCATGAAATTGTTCGCATTGATGCTGTGGGTCCGAGTATTGCATCCGATTTGAAATGGTCTGCGGTTAAAGCTCTTGTTGCAGCCCTTATTGCGATTCTTATTTATGTCGGCATCCGGTTTGAAACAAAATTTGCCGCAACGGGTGTTCTTGCGATTTTGCATGATGTGCTGACAGTTCTCGGAATTTTCAGTATTCTTGGCGGCCTCTTTGCGTTTATGCCCCTTGAAATGGATCAGAGTATCATTGCGGCTTTCCTCACCATAGCAGGTTACTCCATTACCGATACCGTTGTGGTTTATGACCGTATCAGAGAGAGGATCCGGGGTCAGAAACCCTCTGAATATGAAAGGATTTTCAATGAAAGCATGAACCAGACTCTCAATCGTACAATCATCACCTCGGGGACGACGCTGATCAGTGTTTTTGTACTCTTTATCTTTGCCGGACCGGCAATCAGGGGTTTTGCCTTTGCCGTCTTTATTGGTATCCTGATTGGTACCTACTCTTCAATCTTTGTGGCGGCACCTCTTGTCTATGATTGGCTCAGGATTACAAAAAGCTCCGTCCGTTTACGGGGAAGCAAGGTATCCTGA
- a CDS encoding peptidylprolyl isomerase translates to MKKVFGKAALLLFIGSSSLQAPAIADMADRIVAVVGNEVIFKSEIDSRELMARMQYPELTKNNGLSRSILDGLIDQKIILAKAKIDSVSIDENSISSAASERFRELGTKFTSKADMESRLGKSSAGILEGIRQELRNQQLVDTLRRKKSAGVTVSYDEVMAFYSANKEQIPQIPEEVSVSQILKYPPVSAEEKAQSLATMERIRTEIKGGADFAAMARQYSQDPGSAQSGGDLGFVAKGQLIPSFENAAYALNEGKISDIVETRYGYHLIQLLSKEPNSIHVRHILIGFDRKSGDFSSVTRQLNAVRADVLGGKETFADMAKKYSEDPASAAQGGTILLSGSSNPLFSPLALRPQLQQILSTLQKSGDISEVQKIDPPQGEPFYAIYRLNERIPAHKLNTEKDYAYLEELALADKNQQIFIKWVEQLRKEVYVRTSDI, encoded by the coding sequence ATGAAAAAAGTATTTGGGAAAGCCGCATTGCTGCTTTTTATCGGATCATCATCTCTGCAAGCGCCAGCCATTGCCGACATGGCTGATCGGATTGTTGCTGTAGTTGGAAATGAGGTCATCTTTAAATCAGAAATAGATTCAAGGGAACTCATGGCTCGCATGCAGTATCCCGAACTGACCAAAAACAATGGTTTGTCACGCTCTATACTTGATGGGCTGATTGATCAGAAAATCATCCTTGCAAAAGCCAAAATTGACAGTGTCAGCATTGATGAAAATTCCATATCCTCTGCGGCAAGCGAACGGTTCAGGGAGCTGGGTACCAAATTCACCTCAAAAGCTGATATGGAGAGCCGTCTTGGCAAGTCCTCTGCCGGTATTCTTGAGGGGATTCGCCAGGAGCTGCGCAATCAGCAATTGGTCGATACGCTACGGCGCAAAAAGAGCGCAGGGGTTACTGTCAGTTATGATGAAGTGATGGCATTCTATTCGGCGAACAAGGAGCAGATCCCCCAGATCCCTGAAGAGGTCTCTGTTTCCCAGATTCTCAAATATCCCCCCGTTTCGGCGGAGGAGAAGGCACAATCGCTTGCAACGATGGAGCGGATTCGGACGGAGATCAAAGGTGGCGCCGATTTTGCTGCTATGGCAAGGCAGTACTCCCAGGATCCAGGTTCAGCCCAGTCAGGAGGTGATCTTGGTTTTGTCGCGAAAGGTCAGCTTATACCGAGTTTCGAGAATGCAGCCTACGCTCTCAATGAAGGAAAAATTTCTGATATCGTTGAGACCCGTTATGGATATCATCTTATTCAGTTGCTCAGCAAAGAGCCGAATTCGATCCATGTTCGCCATATTCTCATTGGATTTGATCGCAAGTCAGGAGATTTTTCATCGGTGACCCGGCAGCTCAACGCCGTGCGTGCTGATGTTCTGGGTGGCAAAGAGACTTTTGCTGATATGGCAAAAAAATATTCCGAAGATCCAGCTTCTGCAGCGCAGGGAGGTACGATTCTTTTGTCGGGGTCATCAAATCCACTGTTTTCACCTCTTGCGTTACGCCCTCAATTGCAGCAGATCCTCTCAACATTGCAGAAGAGCGGAGATATCAGTGAGGTTCAGAAAATCGATCCGCCACAGGGTGAGCCGTTCTATGCGATATACCGGTTGAATGAGCGCATTCCAGCTCATAAGCTTAATACCGAAAAAGATTATGCGTACCTCGAAGAGCTGGCACTCGCGGATAAAAATCAGCAGATCTTTATCAAGTGGGTGGAGCAGCTCCGCAAGGAGGTTTACGTCCGTACTTCAGACATCTAA
- the gyrB gene encoding DNA topoisomerase (ATP-hydrolyzing) subunit B encodes MQEDDILSLPTPPTEASYGATNIQVLDGIEHVRMRPAMYIGDIYSRGLHHLVYEIVDNSIDETLGGFNDYIFVSLNPDGSVTVIDHGRGIPVDIHPEKQKSALELVMTVIGAGGKFDKGAYKVSGGLHGVGASVVNALSEWCEVEVSRDGKLYFQRFERGVPQGDVKVIGSSDHRGTKTTFLPDHLIFKTTELRKDIIIDRMRELAFLNKELSITVQDTEGFQEIFHYEGGIKEFVQFTDQNRLNLLKEPIYLYGERDSTIVEIALQYNDTYQENVFSYVNNINTHEGGTHVTGFRKALTRTLNAYAQKNDLLKNLKLSLTGDDFKEGLTAVISVKVAEPQFEGQTKTKLGNSETQSIVETVINEQLSEFAESNPNVLKMIIEKVKGAAMSREAARRAKELTRRKSVLESSGLPGKLADCSINDPEHCELYIVEGDSAGGSAKQGRDRSFQAILPLKGKILNVEKARLHKMLENEEIKTIILALGTSFGEEEFSVEKLRYGKIIIMTDADVDGAHIRTLLLTFFFRYMRALIEAGRVFIAQPPLYLVKSGKDQQYAWDDEERNSISDGMKKMQKGKANIHIQRYKGLGEMNPEQLWSTTMDPAHRSLLLVNVENAMEADQVFSTLMGDKVEPRREFIEKNARYVRRLDV; translated from the coding sequence ATGCAGGAAGACGATATCCTTTCCCTCCCGACACCTCCGACAGAAGCGAGCTACGGAGCAACCAACATCCAGGTTCTTGATGGCATCGAGCATGTCCGCATGCGCCCTGCCATGTATATTGGCGATATTTACAGCCGTGGCCTTCACCATCTTGTCTACGAAATTGTCGACAACTCGATTGATGAAACGCTTGGTGGCTTCAACGATTATATCTTTGTCTCCCTGAATCCTGATGGATCGGTTACGGTGATTGACCATGGTCGGGGTATTCCGGTGGATATTCATCCGGAAAAGCAGAAATCGGCGCTTGAGCTGGTCATGACGGTCATTGGCGCTGGCGGCAAGTTCGACAAGGGGGCATACAAGGTCTCCGGCGGTCTGCATGGTGTTGGCGCTTCGGTGGTCAATGCCCTTTCGGAGTGGTGTGAGGTCGAGGTCTCCCGCGACGGCAAGCTCTATTTCCAGCGCTTTGAGCGGGGCGTTCCACAGGGTGATGTCAAAGTTATCGGCAGTTCAGACCATCGCGGTACAAAAACCACCTTTCTGCCTGACCATCTTATTTTCAAGACTACCGAGTTACGCAAGGATATCATTATCGACCGTATGCGGGAGCTTGCATTCCTCAACAAAGAGCTCTCGATAACGGTGCAGGATACTGAAGGGTTCCAGGAAATCTTCCATTATGAAGGCGGAATCAAGGAGTTTGTCCAGTTTACCGATCAGAACCGCCTCAACCTGCTCAAGGAGCCGATCTATCTTTACGGCGAACGGGATAGTACCATTGTTGAAATAGCGCTCCAGTATAATGATACCTATCAGGAGAATGTCTTCAGCTATGTCAACAACATCAATACGCATGAGGGAGGCACACACGTTACCGGCTTCCGCAAGGCTCTGACCAGAACACTTAATGCCTATGCGCAGAAGAACGATTTGCTGAAAAACCTGAAATTATCCCTGACTGGTGATGATTTCAAGGAGGGGCTGACTGCAGTTATCTCCGTCAAGGTGGCTGAACCGCAGTTTGAGGGGCAGACCAAGACCAAGCTTGGAAACTCAGAGACGCAGAGCATTGTCGAAACCGTCATCAATGAGCAGTTGTCGGAGTTTGCCGAAAGCAATCCGAATGTGCTCAAGATGATTATTGAGAAGGTGAAGGGTGCAGCCATGTCGAGAGAGGCGGCCCGAAGGGCAAAGGAGCTTACCCGCAGAAAATCGGTGCTCGAAAGCTCTGGCCTTCCAGGAAAACTTGCTGACTGTTCGATCAATGACCCGGAGCATTGTGAACTCTATATCGTCGAGGGTGATTCGGCAGGCGGCAGCGCCAAGCAGGGTCGCGACCGGAGCTTCCAGGCAATTCTTCCTCTTAAAGGTAAAATTCTGAATGTGGAGAAAGCCCGGCTGCACAAAATGCTTGAGAACGAGGAGATCAAGACCATCATTCTTGCTCTTGGCACCAGTTTCGGTGAAGAGGAGTTTTCGGTTGAAAAACTGCGGTATGGCAAAATCATCATCATGACTGATGCTGATGTTGACGGAGCACACATCAGAACTCTGCTCCTGACCTTCTTCTTCCGCTACATGCGTGCCCTGATTGAAGCTGGCAGAGTCTTTATTGCCCAGCCTCCGCTTTACCTGGTTAAATCAGGCAAAGATCAGCAGTATGCATGGGATGATGAGGAGCGCAACAGTATTTCAGATGGCATGAAGAAGATGCAGAAGGGTAAGGCGAATATCCACATCCAGCGATACAAGGGTCTTGGAGAGATGAATCCTGAACAGCTCTGGAGTACCACCATGGACCCGGCTCACCGCTCACTCCTGCTGGTCAACGTGGAAAACGCCATGGAAGCAGACCAGGTATTTTCCACGCTTATGGGAGACAAGGTTGAACCCCGGAGAGAATTTATCGAGAAAAATGCACGTTACGTCCGCCGCTTAGATGTCTGA
- a CDS encoding YraN family protein, with the protein MTTGYDPHLLGQEGEQLAVNYLVQKGYRILERNYRFHRNEIDIIARQGKTLCFVEVKTRLSSAKGHPAEAVTLQKQHEIIKAARAYLALHSAGECDCRFDVLAIRVQHMEEKRISSFIIEHFPDAFWA; encoded by the coding sequence ATGACTACAGGGTACGACCCGCATCTGCTCGGTCAGGAGGGTGAACAGCTCGCGGTTAACTACCTTGTCCAGAAGGGGTATCGCATCCTTGAGCGCAATTACCGTTTCCATCGCAATGAGATTGATATTATCGCCCGGCAGGGCAAAACACTCTGCTTTGTTGAGGTAAAAACCCGCCTCTCTTCTGCCAAGGGGCACCCGGCTGAAGCGGTGACACTCCAGAAACAGCATGAGATCATCAAGGCGGCACGGGCTTACCTTGCTCTCCACAGCGCAGGGGAGTGCGACTGCCGCTTCGACGTGCTTGCAATTCGCGTGCAACATATGGAGGAAAAACGGATAAGCTCGTTTATTATTGAACATTTTCCCGATGCTTTCTGGGCTTGA
- a CDS encoding ribonuclease HII, translating to MITDYEWPLWQTTALVCGIDEAGRGPLAGPVVAAAVIFPRWFRPVGTILERVNDSKKLSAAERELLAPAIRNAAAFWAVAEVDPETIDQINILQATMLAMNQAVAALPIQPELLLVDGNRFRTELPIPYETVVKGDSKVFSIAAASVLAKTHRDELMVAYASEYPQYGFERHVGYPTRAHVEAIRQHGRCPIHRQSFRLRQLGEKP from the coding sequence ATGATTACCGATTACGAATGGCCTCTGTGGCAAACAACGGCACTTGTCTGCGGTATTGACGAGGCGGGCCGGGGGCCACTTGCCGGGCCTGTGGTTGCGGCGGCGGTTATCTTCCCTCGCTGGTTCAGGCCGGTTGGTACGATACTTGAGAGGGTGAATGATTCAAAGAAGCTCTCGGCGGCCGAGAGGGAATTGCTTGCCCCTGCCATCCGGAATGCGGCGGCTTTCTGGGCGGTTGCTGAAGTTGATCCTGAGACCATTGACCAAATCAACATCCTCCAGGCGACCATGCTTGCCATGAACCAGGCTGTTGCAGCATTACCGATCCAGCCAGAGCTGCTTCTTGTTGACGGCAACCGGTTCCGCACGGAGCTCCCAATCCCTTATGAAACTGTTGTGAAGGGTGATTCGAAGGTCTTTTCAATTGCGGCTGCATCGGTGCTGGCCAAAACCCATCGGGATGAGCTGATGGTGGCGTACGCCAGTGAGTACCCGCAATACGGTTTTGAGCGCCATGTCGGCTACCCCACCAGGGCGCATGTCGAAGCTATCCGCCAGCATGGACGCTGCCCGATTCACCGCCAGAGCTTCAGGCTTCGTCAACTGGGTGAAAAGCCATGA
- a CDS encoding DUF2461 domain-containing protein, producing the protein MITDTTLAFLRELKGNNERVWFTEHKSEYQQAYGEMLDTVLQLLVAISAFDQGIALSGLDPKSCMMRINRDIRFSKDKSPYKTNFFAFISKGGRKGPLGGYYLHIEPGATFAGGGIYMPEAAVLEELRREIDAHFAEWQSLIAQKEFSSHFPEGILPSGKLVRPPKGYDSTNPAIEYLKFKGYYTQRFFTDDEVTNPGFVAELAKTFGVVSPLVQFLNGALSRE; encoded by the coding sequence ATGATTACCGACACAACCCTCGCCTTTCTCCGTGAGTTGAAGGGCAATAATGAGAGAGTCTGGTTCACGGAGCACAAGAGCGAGTACCAGCAGGCTTATGGTGAGATGCTCGATACGGTGCTTCAGCTTCTTGTGGCGATCTCTGCGTTTGACCAGGGTATTGCCCTCTCCGGCCTTGATCCAAAGAGCTGCATGATGCGCATCAACCGGGATATCCGGTTTTCAAAAGACAAATCTCCCTATAAGACGAATTTCTTTGCCTTCATCAGCAAAGGCGGAAGGAAAGGCCCCCTCGGAGGTTACTATCTCCACATCGAGCCGGGTGCAACGTTTGCCGGGGGAGGCATCTATATGCCCGAAGCCGCCGTTCTGGAAGAGCTCAGGCGGGAGATTGATGCTCATTTCGCCGAGTGGCAGTCACTCATTGCTCAAAAAGAGTTCTCTTCTCATTTTCCGGAAGGGATCCTGCCTTCAGGGAAGCTGGTCAGGCCGCCAAAGGGGTATGACAGCACGAATCCGGCAATAGAGTATCTCAAGTTCAAGGGGTATTACACCCAGCGCTTTTTCACCGATGATGAAGTCACCAATCCCGGATTTGTGGCGGAACTTGCCAAAACATTCGGTGTAGTGAGCCCCCTTGTCCAGTTCCTGAATGGTGCTTTATCAAGGGAGTGA
- a CDS encoding type II toxin-antitoxin system HicB family antitoxin has protein sequence MLNYKGYTGHIEFDDEAGLFHGEVVDTKDVVTFQGRSVDEIVQAFRDSVDDYLEFCAERGEKPDKPFSGKFVLRMNPELHHAIHLKAIKAGKSLNKWVNDTLQSA, from the coding sequence ATGCTGAACTATAAGGGATACACAGGGCATATTGAGTTTGACGATGAGGCCGGTCTGTTTCATGGCGAGGTAGTCGACACGAAAGATGTCGTCACCTTTCAGGGACGCAGTGTTGATGAGATCGTGCAGGCGTTCCGGGATTCTGTCGATGATTATCTCGAATTTTGTGCAGAGCGGGGCGAAAAACCGGATAAGCCATTTTCCGGTAAATTTGTACTGAGAATGAACCCGGAACTGCACCATGCCATTCATCTGAAGGCAATAAAAGCAGGAAAAAGCCTAAACAAATGGGTCAATGATACACTCCAGTCAGCCTGA
- a CDS encoding type II toxin-antitoxin system HicA family toxin — MFVHKKQQKILTRIFEDPVRSDVKWCDIETLIQGLGAEISEGNGSRVRIFLNGVRAVFHRPHPEKECDKSALKSIRRFLQEAGVEYHAEL; from the coding sequence TTGTTCGTGCATAAAAAACAGCAAAAAATTTTAACCAGGATCTTTGAAGATCCGGTACGCTCTGACGTGAAGTGGTGCGATATTGAAACGCTGATACAGGGTCTGGGAGCAGAAATTTCCGAGGGAAACGGATCAAGAGTACGGATTTTTTTGAATGGGGTTCGTGCAGTTTTTCACAGGCCGCATCCCGAAAAGGAGTGTGACAAAAGTGCGCTTAAATCAATAAGACGTTTTTTACAAGAAGCAGGAGTGGAGTACCATGCTGAACTATAA